One window from the genome of Glycine soja cultivar W05 chromosome 12, ASM419377v2, whole genome shotgun sequence encodes:
- the LOC114378333 gene encoding auxin-responsive protein SAUR50-like: MANFSSVRNSSKKKSVVGGIVKFKFVVEKLQKRLILLGRNKEGCDSSNSSYVPEDVKEGHFAVIAEGGGEEQKRFVLPLSCLTNPTFLKLLEQAEEEYGFDHEGAVTIPCRPCELERILLAHQWHQEGTCRKSLVF; this comes from the coding sequence ATGGCCAACTTCAGTAGTGTCAGAAACAGCAGCAAAAAGAAGAGCGTAGTAGGTGGCATTGTGAAGTTCAAATTCGTGGTTGAGAAGCTCCAAAAGAGACTGATCTTGCTAGGGAGAAACAAAGAAGGGTGTGATTCTTCAAACTCAAGCTATGTGCCAGAGGACGTGAAGGAAGGACACTTCGCAGTGATTGCAGAGGGTGGTGGAGAGGAACAAAAGAGGTTCGTGCTGCCACTAAGCTGTTTAACAAACCCAACGTTTTTGAAGCTATTGGAGCAAGCAGAAGAAGAGTACGGCTTTGATCATGAGGGTGCAGTAACCATTCCTTGCAGGCCTTGTGAACTTGAGAGGATACTACTTGCTCACCAATGGCATCAAGAGGGAACTTGTAGAAAATCCTTGGtattttaa